One genomic region from Harpia harpyja isolate bHarHar1 chromosome 1, bHarHar1 primary haplotype, whole genome shotgun sequence encodes:
- the CDCA7L gene encoding cell division cycle-associated 7-like protein isoform X1, with amino-acid sequence MVRRGRRRRRRRQQHQHQQRGVAAAAASRGEKQIPKDVADVFNAPSDNEDFLGFQDDGSRQRLLSEDSYTSFDSLESGKKGVQFQSRYLTEELRRIFTEDTDSETEVFEGFASSEVDVNKKGVLAMESNLSDEERDNLLGSEEEEDEEAKKKVSPKRRSFGLRVALQFPTRKSSEKKVPEQAFSNLPLKDSESLTPLSKDISCKQWDKLEGSASESEEDIKETQEESSSALLKRAMNIKENKAMLAQLLAELNSIPDLFPVKTPTSTPSKQKKIPRRTFSEGQIARRMNPTRNARPPEKFALEKFTVSAVKFAEHFRSYRQQNLLKKRLSVQGDCGVRKRRRSSKYSSHRPVEDITEEDLDNIAITVKDKIYDKVLGSTCHQCRQKTIDTKTVCRNQGCGGVRGQFCGPCLRNRYGEDVKSALLDPAWICPPCRGVCNCSYCRRRDGRCATGMLIHLAKFYGYNNVKEYLESLQKQLADDN; translated from the exons ATGGtgcggcgcggccggcggcggcgacggcggcggcagcagcaccagcaccagcagcggggggtagcggcggcggcggcgagccgcGGCGAG AAACAGATACCCAAGGATGTGGCTGACGTTTTTAATGCCCCCAGTGACAATGAAGATTTTCTGGGGTTCCAAGATGATGGTTCCAGACAAAGGTTGTTGTCAGAGGACAGCTATACTAGTTTTGATTCCCTGGAGTCAGGAAAAAAG GGGGTTCAGTTTCAGTCCAGATACCTCACTGAAGAACTGCGGAGGATTTTCACTGAAGACACTGACTCTGAAACGGAAGTGTTTGAAGGCTTCGCTTCAAGTGAGGTGGATGTGAACAAGAAAGGAGTTCTG GCGATGGAGTCGAACTTGAGTGATGAAGAACGCGATAATTTATTGGGtagtgaggaagaagaggatgaagaGGCGAAGAAGAAAGTTTCCCCCAAGAGAAGAAGCTTTGGCCTTCGTGTTGCCTTGCAGTTTCCCACCAGAAAGTCATCTGAGAAAAAAGTGCCTGAACAGGCTTTTTCTAACTTACCTCTAAAGGACAGTGAATCCCTCACACCTCTTTCAAAAGACATAAGCTGCAAGCAGTGGGACAAACTAGAGGGCTCTGCTTCAGAGTCTGAAGAAGACATTAAAGAAACACAGGAGGAAAGTTCCAGTGCTCTGCTTAAGAGAGCCatgaatattaaagaaaataaagccatg CTTGCCCAGCTGCTGGCAGAACTGAATTCCATACCCGACCTGTTCCCGGTGAAAACGCCAACCTCGACTCCTTCG aaacagaagaaaatcccaAGGAGGACATTTTCTGAAGGCCAGATAGCACGTCGCATGAACCCAACCAGAAATGCTCGTCCACCAGAAAAGTTTGCCTTGGAGAAATTTACTGTGTCAGCTGTCAAATTTGCAGAACACTTCCGTAGCTATAGACAACAGAACCTCTTGAAGAAGAGACTCAGTGTG CAGGGGGATTGTGGAGTGCGCAAAAGAAGGAGATCATCAAAGTATTCATCTCACCGTCCAGTAGAGGATATTACTGAGGAGGACTTGGACAACATTGCAATCACTGTTAAAGATAAAATCTATGACAAAGTTCTA GGTAGTACTTGCCACCAGTGTCGACAAAAGACAATTGATACAAAGACAGTCTGTCGCAACCAGGGCTGTGGAGGAGTAAGGGGGCAGTTTTGTGGACCATGTCTTCGAAATCGATACGGGGAAGATGTGAAATCAGCACTGCTTGATCCA GCCTGGATCTGTCCTCCTTGTCGTGGGGTGTGCAACTGCAGCTACTGCCGCCGGCGGGACGGGCGCTGTGCCACAGGCATGCTCATCCACTTGGCCAAGTTCTACGGCTACAACAATGTCAAGGAGTACCTGGAAAG TTTACAAAAACAACTGGCGGATGACAATTGA
- the CDCA7L gene encoding cell division cycle-associated 7-like protein isoform X3 — translation MVRRGRRRRRRRQQHQHQQRGVAAAAASRGEGVQFQSRYLTEELRRIFTEDTDSETEVFEGFASSEVDVNKKGVLAMESNLSDEERDNLLGSEEEEDEEAKKKVSPKRRSFGLRVALQFPTRKSSEKKVPEQAFSNLPLKDSESLTPLSKDISCKQWDKLEGSASESEEDIKETQEESSSALLKRAMNIKENKAMLAQLLAELNSIPDLFPVKTPTSTPSKQKKIPRRTFSEGQIARRMNPTRNARPPEKFALEKFTVSAVKFAEHFRSYRQQNLLKKRLSVQGDCGVRKRRRSSKYSSHRPVEDITEEDLDNIAITVKDKIYDKVLGSTCHQCRQKTIDTKTVCRNQGCGGVRGQFCGPCLRNRYGEDVKSALLDPAWICPPCRGVCNCSYCRRRDGRCATGMLIHLAKFYGYNNVKEYLESLQKQLADDN, via the exons ATGGtgcggcgcggccggcggcggcgacggcggcggcagcagcaccagcaccagcagcggggggtagcggcggcggcggcgagccgcGGCGAG GGGGTTCAGTTTCAGTCCAGATACCTCACTGAAGAACTGCGGAGGATTTTCACTGAAGACACTGACTCTGAAACGGAAGTGTTTGAAGGCTTCGCTTCAAGTGAGGTGGATGTGAACAAGAAAGGAGTTCTG GCGATGGAGTCGAACTTGAGTGATGAAGAACGCGATAATTTATTGGGtagtgaggaagaagaggatgaagaGGCGAAGAAGAAAGTTTCCCCCAAGAGAAGAAGCTTTGGCCTTCGTGTTGCCTTGCAGTTTCCCACCAGAAAGTCATCTGAGAAAAAAGTGCCTGAACAGGCTTTTTCTAACTTACCTCTAAAGGACAGTGAATCCCTCACACCTCTTTCAAAAGACATAAGCTGCAAGCAGTGGGACAAACTAGAGGGCTCTGCTTCAGAGTCTGAAGAAGACATTAAAGAAACACAGGAGGAAAGTTCCAGTGCTCTGCTTAAGAGAGCCatgaatattaaagaaaataaagccatg CTTGCCCAGCTGCTGGCAGAACTGAATTCCATACCCGACCTGTTCCCGGTGAAAACGCCAACCTCGACTCCTTCG aaacagaagaaaatcccaAGGAGGACATTTTCTGAAGGCCAGATAGCACGTCGCATGAACCCAACCAGAAATGCTCGTCCACCAGAAAAGTTTGCCTTGGAGAAATTTACTGTGTCAGCTGTCAAATTTGCAGAACACTTCCGTAGCTATAGACAACAGAACCTCTTGAAGAAGAGACTCAGTGTG CAGGGGGATTGTGGAGTGCGCAAAAGAAGGAGATCATCAAAGTATTCATCTCACCGTCCAGTAGAGGATATTACTGAGGAGGACTTGGACAACATTGCAATCACTGTTAAAGATAAAATCTATGACAAAGTTCTA GGTAGTACTTGCCACCAGTGTCGACAAAAGACAATTGATACAAAGACAGTCTGTCGCAACCAGGGCTGTGGAGGAGTAAGGGGGCAGTTTTGTGGACCATGTCTTCGAAATCGATACGGGGAAGATGTGAAATCAGCACTGCTTGATCCA GCCTGGATCTGTCCTCCTTGTCGTGGGGTGTGCAACTGCAGCTACTGCCGCCGGCGGGACGGGCGCTGTGCCACAGGCATGCTCATCCACTTGGCCAAGTTCTACGGCTACAACAATGTCAAGGAGTACCTGGAAAG TTTACAAAAACAACTGGCGGATGACAATTGA
- the CDCA7L gene encoding cell division cycle-associated 7-like protein isoform X2: protein MVRRGRRRRRRRQQHQHQQRGVAAAAASRGEKQIPKDVADVFNAPSDNEDFLGFQDDGSRQRLLSEDSYTSFDSLESGKKGVQFQSRYLTEELRRIFTEDTDSETEVFEGFASSEVDVNKKGVLAMESNLSDEERDNLLGSEEEEDEEAKKKVSPKRRSFGLRVALQFPTRKSSEKKVPEQAFSNLPLKDSESLTPLSKDISCKQWDKLEGSASESEEDIKETQEESSSALLKRAMNIKENKAMLAQLLAELNSIPDLFPVKTPTSTPSKQKKIPRRTFSEGQIARRMNPTRNARPPEKFALEKFTVSAVKFAEHFRSYRQQNLLKKRLSVGDCGVRKRRRSSKYSSHRPVEDITEEDLDNIAITVKDKIYDKVLGSTCHQCRQKTIDTKTVCRNQGCGGVRGQFCGPCLRNRYGEDVKSALLDPAWICPPCRGVCNCSYCRRRDGRCATGMLIHLAKFYGYNNVKEYLESLQKQLADDN, encoded by the exons ATGGtgcggcgcggccggcggcggcgacggcggcggcagcagcaccagcaccagcagcggggggtagcggcggcggcggcgagccgcGGCGAG AAACAGATACCCAAGGATGTGGCTGACGTTTTTAATGCCCCCAGTGACAATGAAGATTTTCTGGGGTTCCAAGATGATGGTTCCAGACAAAGGTTGTTGTCAGAGGACAGCTATACTAGTTTTGATTCCCTGGAGTCAGGAAAAAAG GGGGTTCAGTTTCAGTCCAGATACCTCACTGAAGAACTGCGGAGGATTTTCACTGAAGACACTGACTCTGAAACGGAAGTGTTTGAAGGCTTCGCTTCAAGTGAGGTGGATGTGAACAAGAAAGGAGTTCTG GCGATGGAGTCGAACTTGAGTGATGAAGAACGCGATAATTTATTGGGtagtgaggaagaagaggatgaagaGGCGAAGAAGAAAGTTTCCCCCAAGAGAAGAAGCTTTGGCCTTCGTGTTGCCTTGCAGTTTCCCACCAGAAAGTCATCTGAGAAAAAAGTGCCTGAACAGGCTTTTTCTAACTTACCTCTAAAGGACAGTGAATCCCTCACACCTCTTTCAAAAGACATAAGCTGCAAGCAGTGGGACAAACTAGAGGGCTCTGCTTCAGAGTCTGAAGAAGACATTAAAGAAACACAGGAGGAAAGTTCCAGTGCTCTGCTTAAGAGAGCCatgaatattaaagaaaataaagccatg CTTGCCCAGCTGCTGGCAGAACTGAATTCCATACCCGACCTGTTCCCGGTGAAAACGCCAACCTCGACTCCTTCG aaacagaagaaaatcccaAGGAGGACATTTTCTGAAGGCCAGATAGCACGTCGCATGAACCCAACCAGAAATGCTCGTCCACCAGAAAAGTTTGCCTTGGAGAAATTTACTGTGTCAGCTGTCAAATTTGCAGAACACTTCCGTAGCTATAGACAACAGAACCTCTTGAAGAAGAGACTCAGTGTG GGGGATTGTGGAGTGCGCAAAAGAAGGAGATCATCAAAGTATTCATCTCACCGTCCAGTAGAGGATATTACTGAGGAGGACTTGGACAACATTGCAATCACTGTTAAAGATAAAATCTATGACAAAGTTCTA GGTAGTACTTGCCACCAGTGTCGACAAAAGACAATTGATACAAAGACAGTCTGTCGCAACCAGGGCTGTGGAGGAGTAAGGGGGCAGTTTTGTGGACCATGTCTTCGAAATCGATACGGGGAAGATGTGAAATCAGCACTGCTTGATCCA GCCTGGATCTGTCCTCCTTGTCGTGGGGTGTGCAACTGCAGCTACTGCCGCCGGCGGGACGGGCGCTGTGCCACAGGCATGCTCATCCACTTGGCCAAGTTCTACGGCTACAACAATGTCAAGGAGTACCTGGAAAG TTTACAAAAACAACTGGCGGATGACAATTGA